Proteins encoded by one window of Streptomyces sp. LX-29:
- a CDS encoding ABC transporter ATP-binding protein, with translation MAEPRGAETRAGRRPAGRGARRRSGGGAWRPARRDTGRPAGRHAAPSAGRAAEVWRHLRRERAVLARLAAWSVLEAGQTFLTGYALARALDDGFLAGERGVGLGWLAVAALAVVVGAYGTGRVYRAVAALVEPLRDALVRRVVERALRESARDGAPGTGDAAVSRLTHQVEIARDTFAGLVMVSRAFVFTAAGALIGLCSLAPELLLVVLPPLLLGIGLFVATLRPLARRQEAFLVADETIAESLGGVAAGLRDITAAGAEERIAARSDAHIESEARAARALARWGVLRVVAVAVGGRLPVVLLLVAGPWLLDHGVTAGALVGAFVYLTQSLLPALQSLMHALGTGGSRLAVVLRRLSGPREPADHGRPPRSAAEPPAASAEAPPAVELRAVSFAYGESAAPVVAGLDLTVPAGGHLAVVGPSGIGKSTLAGLIAGVLEPRGGEIRVCGRPVRGDAAPHATGLRVLIPQEAYVFSGTLGDNLRYLRPDPVPEAELAAAAAAVGLDGLAERLGGSEAVLDPAALSAGERQLIALGRAYLSCAPVVLLDEATCHLDPAAEARVERAFARRPVPPGPHGVPDAARPTRTTLVVIAHRAASARRADRILVLDGRRTDCGRHAELLERSALYRDLAGDWSGEELHPAGAARYADRVDAVARPGLAGDGGHVVAHGPVGQVQAVRDLGDGGAPGGQ, from the coding sequence GGCGTCGCCCCGCCGGGCGCGGCGCACGGCGCCGCTCCGGGGGCGGCGCGTGGCGCCCCGCCCGGCGCGACACTGGGCGCCCCGCTGGGCGCCATGCCGCGCCCTCCGCCGGGCGCGCCGCCGAGGTGTGGCGCCATCTGCGCCGCGAACGCGCCGTGCTCGCCCGGCTGGCGGCCTGGTCGGTGCTGGAGGCCGGGCAGACGTTCCTGACCGGCTACGCCCTCGCGCGTGCCCTGGACGACGGCTTCCTGGCGGGCGAGCGGGGCGTCGGCCTCGGCTGGCTGGCCGTCGCGGCGCTCGCCGTCGTCGTCGGCGCGTACGGCACCGGGCGCGTCTACCGCGCGGTGGCCGCGCTCGTCGAGCCGCTGCGCGACGCGCTGGTGCGCCGCGTCGTCGAGCGGGCGCTGCGGGAGTCCGCGCGGGACGGCGCGCCCGGCACCGGCGACGCCGCCGTATCGCGCCTCACCCACCAGGTGGAGATCGCCCGCGACACCTTCGCCGGACTGGTGATGGTCTCGCGTGCCTTCGTCTTCACCGCGGCCGGCGCGCTGATCGGTCTCTGCTCGCTCGCCCCGGAGCTGTTGCTGGTCGTCCTCCCGCCGCTGCTGCTCGGCATCGGGCTCTTCGTGGCGACCCTGCGACCGCTGGCCCGCCGCCAGGAGGCGTTCCTGGTGGCGGACGAGACCATCGCCGAGTCCCTGGGCGGCGTCGCCGCCGGGCTGCGCGACATCACCGCCGCGGGGGCCGAGGAGCGGATCGCGGCGCGGTCCGACGCGCACATCGAGAGCGAGGCCCGCGCGGCGCGCGCCCTGGCCCGCTGGGGGGTGCTGCGGGTCGTCGCCGTCGCGGTCGGCGGTCGGCTGCCGGTCGTCCTGCTCCTGGTGGCCGGCCCGTGGCTGCTCGACCACGGGGTGACCGCGGGCGCCCTGGTGGGCGCGTTCGTCTACCTGACACAGTCGCTGCTGCCCGCCCTGCAGAGCCTCATGCACGCCCTGGGCACCGGCGGCTCCCGACTGGCCGTGGTGCTGCGACGACTGTCCGGACCGCGGGAGCCGGCAGACCACGGGCGTCCCCCGCGGTCGGCCGCCGAACCCCCCGCCGCCTCCGCCGAGGCGCCGCCCGCCGTCGAGCTCCGCGCGGTCTCCTTCGCGTACGGCGAGTCGGCCGCCCCCGTCGTGGCGGGGCTGGACCTCACCGTCCCGGCCGGCGGGCACCTGGCCGTGGTCGGGCCGAGCGGCATCGGCAAGTCCACGCTGGCGGGTCTGATCGCCGGCGTGTTGGAGCCGCGCGGCGGGGAGATCCGGGTGTGCGGGCGGCCGGTGCGGGGCGACGCCGCGCCCCACGCGACCGGGCTGCGCGTGCTGATCCCGCAGGAGGCGTACGTCTTCTCCGGCACCCTCGGCGACAACCTGCGCTATCTGCGCCCGGATCCGGTGCCGGAGGCGGAGCTGGCGGCCGCGGCGGCGGCGGTGGGCCTGGACGGGCTCGCGGAGCGGCTGGGCGGGTCGGAGGCGGTCCTGGACCCGGCCGCCCTCTCCGCGGGCGAGCGCCAGCTGATCGCGCTGGGCCGGGCGTATCTCTCGTGCGCGCCGGTGGTCCTGCTGGACGAGGCCACCTGCCATCTGGACCCGGCGGCGGAGGCCCGGGTGGAGCGGGCCTTCGCCCGGCGGCCGGTCCCACCCGGTCCCCACGGCGTTCCGGACGCCGCGCGTCCCACCCGCACCACTCTGGTCGTCATCGCCCACCGGGCCGCCTCGGCCCGCCGCGCCGACCGGATCCTGGTGCTGGACGGCCGGCGGACGGACTGCGGACGCCACGCGGAGCTGCTGGAGCGCTCGGCGCTCTACCGGGATCTGGCCGGGGACTGGAGTGGGGAGGAACTACACCCAGCCGGCGCCGCGCGATATGCGGATCGCGTCGACGCGGTTGCGCGCCCCGGTCTTGCGGGTGATGGCGGCCATGTAGTTGCGCACGGTCCCGTTGGACAGGTGCAGGCTGTTCGCGATCTCGGCGATGGAGGCGCCCCCGGCGGCCAGTGA